A genomic segment from Gavia stellata isolate bGavSte3 chromosome 4, bGavSte3.hap2, whole genome shotgun sequence encodes:
- the LOC132316921 gene encoding maestro heat-like repeat-containing protein family member 2B, with amino-acid sequence MRAAQGVTDDVKMAASNVLVALARSHFHFVMSELQSHLKAMGKVPDEIVLLTLGKMARSYALRCIPFVGMTLLALRAMLSRVGSGRILRAVCSVLEQWSKGVNTYFGSREQCPFPRNVEAQLCEDIYPVFCYVLVNWLGCEEEEDKQAVLRAVAAMMEVLLREEQHREHAWEQLLWLLHQSQEVRDTSRVNKLPDVTKEPGLAPKAELPRCIALQARICPEETGMFLHSPESGGSKAGRVAALGLLGALAHSDAPAVREKLPQVMEAVESVCNHPSAQVRRAVLEFIRELLSSGSQSCWAWDVVEHIFNKFSRTSGRLVAGGLFAWVTPEEGALRALCVDILGSLDVSLRGMTKLLWPRLLQYVVPAQYSGMLIPLSRCLRALVERRESAGCEEDEEDPDTLDSQERARLPAPQALLARLLVVAAAPHKSGERAVAALQLLQALHGRIHRALGVVWTTEIPLLLQYLEGKTKRSLDSAEWEHRVLKFLRASLEPIEDRAWTMGLSQELSQQLGSSAPGSWEKLFLYKALGTVLAACRDLRHVQGQVLRFLQETNPVELSEAQGMVSVVSHTAESHFHLVLDTVTMFSTAFTRGWFYQTSMGWKVQQQQKMESAQAIRAALMRTYSGIALRAPKEQLLPRVDKEIVGNILQLSRAKQRDLQLKLALVQSITEVSCAIQAVGDCGSFELSLKQEATWTLLDWIKGEPWDSLVYGVFQALEELSKLRPPLSREE; translated from the exons ATgcgagcagcccag GGTGTGACAGATGATGTGAAGATGGCTGCTAGCAACGTCCTGGTGGCTCTGGCCCGCTCCCACTTCCACTTTGTCATGTCCGAGCTCCAGAGCCACCTGAAGGCCATGGGGAAGGTCCCTGATGAGATCGTGCTCCTCACCTTGGGCAAAATGGCCCGCAGCTATG ccctgcggtGCATCCCCTTCGTGGGAATGACGCTGCTTGCCCTGCGTGCCATGCTGAGCCGGGTGGGGAGTGGCCGGATCCTGCGCGCTGTCTGCAGTG TTCTGGAGCAATGGTCAAAAGGGGTCAATACATACTTCGGCAGCCGGGAGCAATGCCCCTTCCCTCGCAATGTGGAAGCGCAGCTCTGTGAAGACATTTACCCAGTCTTCTGTTACGTGTTGGTAAATTGGCTGGGCTGcgaggaagaagag gacaagcaggctgtgctcaggGCGGTGGCTGCCATGATGGAGGTCCTGCTGCGTGAGGAGCAGCACCGCGAGCatgcctgggagcagctcctctggctgctgcaccaATCTCAGGAGGTCCGAGACACCTCCCGGGTCAACAAG ctccctgacGTGACCAAAGAGCCTGGCCTGGCCCCTAAGGCAGAACTTCCCCGCTGCATCGCGCTGCAGG cacgaATATGCCCTGAGGAGACGGGCATGTTTCTGCACTCCCCGGAGAGCGGTGGGAGCAAGGCCGGTCgcgtggcagccctgggcctgctGGGAGCGCTGGCCCACTCTGACG cacctgcagtgagagagaagctgccccAGGTGATGGAGGCCGTGGAGTCAGTGTGCAACCACCCCAgtgcccag GTGCGGAGGGCAGTTCTGGAGTTCAtccgggagctgctcagctccggctcccagagctgctgggcatgggaTGTGGTGGAGCACATCTTCAACAAGTTCAGCCGGACCTCAGGCAGACTG gtggcaggaggcctttTTGCCTGGGTAACACCGGAGGAAGGAGCTCTTCGAGCCCTGTGTGTGGACATCCTGGGCTCGCTGGACGTCTCTCTGAGAGGGATGACCAAA ctcctgtggccgAGGCTGCTGCAGTATGTGGTGCCAGCCCAGTACAGCGGCATGCTGATCCCGCTCTCCCGCTGTCTCCGAGCCCTAGTTGAGAGACGGGAGAGCGCAGGGTGTGAAGAAGATGAGGAGGACCCGGATACCCTGGACTCCCAGGAGCGAG cccggctgccggctccccaggCCCTGCTGGCTCGACTGCTG gtggtggcagcagctcctcacaaGAGCGGTGAACGTGCCGtcgctgccttgcagctgctgcaggccctgCATGGCAGGATACACCGAGCCTTGGGGGTGGTGTGGACTACCGagatccccctcctgctgcagtactTGGAAG ggaaaaccaagaggtccctggactctgcagagtgggagcatCGTGTGCTCAAG tTCCTGCGAGCGTCGCTGGAGCCCATCGAGGACAGGGCCTGGACCATGGgcctgagccaggagctgagccagcagctgggcagctctgcccccggctcctgggagaag cttttcctgtacaaggcccttgggacagtgctggcagcttgtCGGGATCTCAGACACGTCCAAGGGCAGGTGCTGAGGTTCCTGCAGGAGACAAACCCTGTGGAGCTGTCTGAAGCCCAG GGAATGGTTTCTGTTGTGTCCCACACGGCTGAGAGCCACTTCCATCTGGTCTTGGACACGGTGACCATGTTCTCCACCGCTTTCACTAGAGGCTGGTTTTATCAGACTTCCATGGGCTGGAAG gtacagcagcagcagaagatggagagcGCCCAGGCCATTCGTGCTGCTCTCATGCGCACCTACAGCGGCATTGCACTGCGTgcccccaaggagcagctgctcccCCGCGTGGATAAAGAAATTGTGGGCAACAtcctgcagctctccagagctaaacagagg gacttgcagctcaagctcgccctggtgcagagcatcaccgaggtcagctgtgccatccaggctgtgggcgactgcggcagctttgagctg